A portion of the Leifsonia sp. EB41 genome contains these proteins:
- a CDS encoding lytic transglycosylase domain-containing protein, whose protein sequence is MIWGFAFTAAVGFALVNVVDPYSGSAATPAYADTLQNIQQSSRYGAVPVQSLTAPNASETAVTRDTLGVKLKPTPTPTPTPTPTKSSSSSGGSSAPSAPVPDPGTAKAIAYQMVHQRGWGDDQYSCLVSLWNRESGWRVNASNPSGAYGIPQALPGSKMGPGWQTDASVQISWGLGYIAGRYTNPCGAWAHSQSSGWY, encoded by the coding sequence GTGATCTGGGGGTTCGCCTTCACGGCGGCCGTGGGCTTCGCGCTGGTCAACGTGGTGGACCCGTACTCGGGCTCCGCGGCCACGCCGGCGTACGCGGACACCCTCCAGAACATCCAGCAGTCCTCCCGCTACGGCGCGGTCCCCGTTCAGAGCCTGACGGCCCCGAACGCCTCGGAGACGGCCGTCACGCGCGACACGCTGGGCGTCAAGCTCAAGCCGACGCCCACGCCGACTCCGACGCCCACGCCGACGAAGTCGTCGTCCTCGTCGGGCGGATCGAGCGCACCGTCCGCTCCCGTCCCGGATCCGGGCACCGCGAAGGCGATCGCCTACCAGATGGTGCACCAGCGCGGCTGGGGCGACGACCAATACAGCTGCCTGGTGTCCCTGTGGAACAGGGAGTCCGGCTGGCGCGTGAACGCGTCCAACCCAAGCGGTGCCTACGGCATCCCGCAGGCGCTCCCCGGCAGCAAGATGGGCCCGGGATGGCAGACGGACGCCTCCGTGCAGATCTCGTGGGGCCTCGGCTACATCGCCGGGCGCTACACGAACCCGTGCGGCGCCTGGGCGCACTCGCAGTCGTCCGGGTGGTACTGA
- a CDS encoding alpha/beta hydrolase: MTDSAAPQGPIEVRGGVELPARREDIELRTRDGLTLVGELASPLDREPVATLVTLHPLPTGGGFMDSHILRKAAGRLPALADIAVLRFNTRGTASPRGRSQGEFDHGVDERYDVEAAMAFVAERGLPHPWLLGWSFGTELALMYGRECPVDGIILLSPPLHRAKPEHLAAWAGDHRPIVALIPEHDDYLQPAEAAERFRPLPQIELVDVEGGKHLWVGENQTRRVLDEIVERMNPAAAPLPTQWPPA, encoded by the coding sequence ATGACTGACAGTGCCGCGCCCCAGGGGCCGATCGAGGTCCGCGGCGGCGTCGAGCTGCCCGCCCGGCGCGAGGATATCGAGCTGCGCACGCGCGACGGACTCACCCTCGTCGGCGAGCTGGCCTCCCCGCTCGACCGCGAGCCGGTGGCGACCCTGGTCACGCTGCACCCGCTGCCGACCGGCGGCGGCTTCATGGACTCCCACATCCTCCGCAAGGCGGCAGGGCGCCTTCCTGCGCTGGCCGACATCGCGGTGCTGCGCTTCAACACGCGCGGCACGGCGTCGCCGCGCGGCCGCAGCCAGGGGGAGTTCGACCACGGTGTGGACGAGCGCTACGACGTCGAGGCGGCGATGGCGTTCGTCGCCGAGCGCGGCCTCCCGCACCCGTGGCTGCTGGGCTGGTCGTTCGGCACGGAGCTCGCGCTGATGTACGGACGGGAGTGCCCGGTGGACGGCATCATCCTGCTGTCCCCGCCACTGCACAGGGCAAAGCCCGAGCACCTGGCGGCCTGGGCGGGGGACCACCGCCCGATCGTCGCGCTGATCCCCGAGCACGACGACTACCTCCAGCCCGCGGAGGCGGCGGAGCGGTTCCGCCCGCTGCCGCAGATCGAGCTGGTCGATGTGGAGGGCGGCAAGCACCTCTGGGTGGGGGAGAACCAGACCCGCCGCGTGCTGGACGAGATCGTGGAACGGATGAACCCCGCTGCCGCACCCCTGCCGACGCAGTGGCCGCCGGCCTGA
- a CDS encoding AI-2E family transporter, translating into MKIQNAFRVGLIGTLGVGLGFLILTSIVSLATIITYIGAALFLALGIEPLISFLERRKFPRWAALVVTLVVIVGAFVGLIWAIVPVAVSQATQLVQNAINWANNGGAEKWFLSLQHQFPTIVNQQNIDAVTQWLQKNLPDITSKVLQTGFGIVQGAFGVVIVVILTIYFTASLPSIKRATYQLVPASRRSRFADLGDQITDSVGKYVGGQVSLALVNGVLSAIFLTIIGAKFPILLASIAFFFSLIPLVGTITGSVIIVAVCFFSGPPTAIAAAIYYLAYMQVEAYILSPRIMNRAVSVPGALVVVAALAGGTLLGILGALVAIPFAAAILLIIKQVVIPRQNEL; encoded by the coding sequence GTGAAGATCCAGAACGCGTTTCGAGTCGGTCTGATCGGCACGCTCGGCGTGGGTCTGGGCTTCCTGATCCTGACCTCGATCGTGAGTCTCGCCACGATCATCACCTACATCGGCGCCGCGCTGTTCCTGGCGCTCGGCATCGAGCCGCTGATCTCCTTCCTGGAGCGGCGGAAGTTCCCGCGCTGGGCGGCGCTGGTGGTCACGCTCGTCGTCATCGTGGGCGCGTTCGTCGGCCTGATCTGGGCGATCGTCCCCGTGGCGGTCAGTCAGGCCACACAGCTCGTCCAGAACGCGATCAACTGGGCCAACAACGGCGGCGCCGAGAAGTGGTTCCTCAGCCTCCAGCACCAGTTCCCGACCATCGTCAACCAGCAGAACATCGACGCCGTCACCCAGTGGCTGCAGAAGAACCTCCCCGACATCACCTCCAAGGTGCTGCAGACCGGGTTCGGCATCGTGCAGGGCGCGTTCGGCGTGGTCATCGTCGTGATCCTGACCATCTACTTCACCGCGTCGCTGCCGAGCATCAAGCGCGCGACCTACCAGCTCGTGCCGGCCTCCCGCCGCTCCCGGTTCGCCGACCTGGGCGACCAGATCACCGACTCGGTCGGCAAGTACGTCGGCGGCCAGGTCTCGCTCGCCCTCGTCAACGGCGTGCTGAGCGCGATCTTCCTCACGATCATCGGCGCGAAGTTCCCCATCCTGCTCGCGTCGATCGCGTTCTTCTTCTCGCTGATCCCGCTCGTGGGCACGATCACCGGCTCGGTCATCATCGTCGCGGTCTGCTTCTTCTCGGGCCCGCCCACCGCCATTGCCGCCGCGATCTACTACCTCGCCTACATGCAGGTCGAGGCATACATCTTGAGCCCGCGCATCATGAACCGCGCGGTGTCGGTGCCGGGCGCGCTCGTCGTGGTCGCCGCCCTCGCCGGCGGCACGCTGCTCGGCATCCTCGGGGCCCTGGTCGCCATCCCGTTCGCCGCGGCGATCCTGCTCATCATCAAGCAGGTCGTCATCCCTCGGCAGAACGAGCTCTAG
- a CDS encoding DivIVA domain-containing protein → MATDESNFTQVFRGYDKDEVDQAIQDLRRELIKSNTQSADQSKELKRLQLRIDELNAEIEEVGSPTYSGLGTKLENTLRVAEEQSTRLIAQADIDAEKLRTGVTAEIDKIKKTAAQQAERVLADAQARATTALEDAQIESTELLARTRADKETLLNDAIREAAAIRGAVATEAAELRATSKREAAALRAEADREAAELKAVALREAEAARTEAAELDRTIAARRGELENALAADRAAFEREAAQTRLELDKRVAETADRLAAEQAEARGAVAAEVAQARAELADEVEQQRATLAALAAQTRADLDHEDTTRRQALAADVEQTTTSLAAEVEQTKSSLAAEVEQTKARLADEVTTTTSALAEEVARTKTELADEVARTKAALADEVTSTKAALETEVTTTRSTLEADVTTTRSALAEEVERTRKELADEVTQTRSTLERETTETRSGLEADRTATAAQLTADRERVANELTAEEETTRARVTALRERTAAELATEVADTRADLAAEVETTRADVAKEIDAARSTLAKEVETTKASLAKEVTSTRSALKKEVASTKSALAKEVETTKADLAAEVETTQAALAAEVETTQAALAAEVESARAELAEEVETTKSALAEEVETTKAALAEEVETTKAALAEEVETTKAALADEVETTRSELAADAERQRRELEAEATDLRAELAAEVGEARTALAEELATERSALTAEVTSTRAKLAADVDQTAARLAAEKEQTLSRLETQVVTTKAALAAEVEQTKSALAAEVEQTKSALETEVTTTTSNLAAEVEQTKSALETEVTTTKSALAAEVEQTTSALAAEVEETRSRLADETEQTRSTLAADVKRTTADLADQRARTAQELKNDRQQQRLELEREADQTRVTLAEETERARVTLDAETAKARAEVARAAAEASTALDAELAERQAAYDQEAATARADLDAELTALRTSTLGELDKRTREIEQARIDLDVELRARRDEAEKEYLGRHQEAVAQTQKYLDEANVQLADAVKRTSQARTEAETFGTEARETVKKARKDAEKVAADIVRQAQERADALVEEAEERTQRLVADAEDRLSQIRIEREAVAGYFENLRGMLQQADTVSADD, encoded by the coding sequence GTGGCCACCGACGAATCCAACTTCACCCAGGTCTTTCGCGGATACGACAAGGACGAAGTCGACCAGGCCATCCAGGACCTCCGCCGCGAGCTGATCAAATCCAACACCCAGTCGGCCGACCAGTCCAAGGAGCTCAAGCGCCTCCAGCTGCGCATCGACGAGCTGAACGCGGAGATCGAGGAGGTCGGCAGCCCCACCTACTCCGGGCTCGGCACCAAGCTGGAGAACACCCTCCGGGTCGCCGAGGAGCAGTCCACCCGGCTCATCGCGCAGGCCGACATCGACGCAGAGAAGCTGCGCACCGGCGTCACCGCCGAGATCGACAAGATCAAGAAGACCGCCGCTCAGCAGGCCGAGCGCGTGCTCGCCGATGCGCAGGCCCGCGCGACGACCGCCCTCGAGGACGCCCAGATCGAGTCGACCGAGTTGCTGGCGCGCACCCGCGCCGACAAGGAGACGCTGCTCAACGACGCGATCAGGGAGGCCGCGGCCATCCGCGGCGCCGTCGCCACCGAGGCGGCGGAGCTGCGCGCGACGAGCAAGCGCGAGGCGGCCGCCCTCCGCGCCGAGGCCGACCGCGAGGCCGCAGAGCTGAAGGCCGTCGCCCTGCGCGAGGCGGAGGCCGCACGCACGGAGGCCGCCGAGCTCGACCGCACCATCGCCGCACGCCGCGGCGAGCTGGAGAACGCGCTCGCAGCCGACCGCGCGGCGTTCGAGCGCGAGGCGGCGCAGACGCGCCTCGAGCTCGACAAGCGCGTCGCCGAGACCGCAGACCGCCTGGCGGCCGAGCAGGCCGAGGCGCGCGGCGCCGTCGCCGCCGAGGTCGCCCAGGCCCGCGCCGAGCTCGCGGACGAGGTCGAGCAGCAGCGCGCGACCCTCGCCGCGCTGGCCGCGCAGACGCGAGCCGACCTCGACCACGAGGACACCACCCGGCGTCAGGCGCTCGCCGCCGACGTCGAGCAGACCACGACCTCCCTGGCCGCCGAGGTCGAGCAGACCAAGAGTTCCTTGGCCGCCGAGGTCGAGCAGACCAAGGCCCGCCTGGCCGACGAGGTCACGACCACCACCTCCGCCCTCGCGGAGGAGGTCGCCCGCACCAAGACGGAGCTCGCCGATGAGGTGGCGCGCACGAAAGCCGCGCTCGCCGACGAGGTCACCAGCACGAAGGCCGCGCTGGAGACCGAGGTCACCACCACGCGCTCGACGCTCGAGGCCGATGTGACCACCACCCGCTCGGCACTCGCCGAGGAGGTCGAGCGCACCCGGAAGGAGCTCGCCGACGAGGTCACCCAGACCCGCTCGACCCTGGAGCGCGAGACCACCGAGACCCGCAGCGGCCTCGAAGCCGACCGCACGGCGACCGCAGCGCAGCTCACCGCCGACCGCGAGCGCGTCGCGAACGAGCTCACGGCCGAGGAGGAGACCACCCGCGCCCGCGTCACGGCCCTGCGCGAGCGCACCGCCGCGGAGCTGGCAACCGAGGTCGCGGACACCCGTGCCGACCTCGCAGCCGAGGTCGAGACCACCCGTGCCGACGTGGCCAAGGAGATCGACGCGGCGCGCTCCACCCTCGCGAAGGAGGTCGAGACCACCAAGGCCTCGCTCGCCAAGGAGGTCACGAGCACGCGCTCCGCGTTGAAGAAGGAGGTCGCGAGCACCAAGTCCGCCCTCGCCAAGGAGGTCGAGACCACCAAGGCCGACCTCGCGGCCGAGGTGGAGACCACGCAGGCCGCGCTCGCCGCCGAGGTGGAGACCACGCAGGCCGCGCTCGCCGCCGAGGTCGAGTCCGCACGCGCCGAGCTGGCCGAGGAGGTCGAGACCACGAAGTCCGCCCTCGCGGAAGAGGTCGAGACCACCAAGGCAGCCCTCGCGGAAGAGGTCGAGACCACCAAGGCAGCCCTCGCGGAAGAGGTCGAGACCACCAAGGCAGCCCTGGCCGACGAGGTCGAGACCACCCGCTCGGAGCTGGCCGCCGACGCCGAGCGCCAGCGCCGCGAACTCGAGGCCGAGGCCACCGACCTGCGCGCCGAGCTGGCCGCAGAGGTCGGCGAGGCCCGCACCGCCCTGGCCGAGGAGCTCGCCACCGAGCGCAGCGCCCTCACCGCCGAGGTGACCTCCACCCGCGCCAAGCTGGCCGCCGACGTCGACCAGACCGCCGCCCGGCTCGCCGCGGAGAAGGAGCAGACCCTCTCCCGGCTCGAGACCCAGGTCGTCACCACCAAGGCCGCGCTGGCCGCCGAGGTCGAGCAGACCAAATCCGCGCTCGCCGCCGAGGTCGAGCAGACCAAGTCGGCCCTGGAGACCGAGGTCACGACCACGACCTCCAACCTGGCGGCGGAGGTCGAGCAGACCAAGTCGGCCCTCGAGACCGAGGTGACCACCACGAAGTCCGCCCTGGCCGCCGAGGTCGAGCAGACCACGTCCGCTCTCGCCGCGGAGGTCGAGGAGACCCGCTCCCGGCTCGCCGACGAGACCGAGCAGACCCGCAGCACGCTCGCCGCGGACGTGAAGCGCACCACGGCCGACCTCGCCGACCAGCGCGCCCGCACGGCCCAGGAGCTGAAGAACGACCGCCAGCAGCAGCGCCTCGAACTGGAGCGCGAGGCCGACCAGACCCGGGTGACCCTCGCCGAGGAGACCGAGCGCGCCCGCGTCACGCTCGACGCCGAGACCGCGAAGGCCCGCGCCGAGGTCGCGCGCGCCGCCGCTGAGGCGAGCACCGCGCTCGACGCCGAGCTCGCCGAGCGCCAGGCCGCCTACGACCAGGAGGCCGCGACCGCCCGCGCCGACCTCGACGCCGAGCTGACCGCCCTCCGCACCTCCACCCTCGGCGAGCTGGACAAGCGCACCCGGGAGATCGAGCAGGCGCGCATCGACCTCGACGTCGAGCTCCGCGCCCGCCGCGACGAGGCCGAGAAGGAGTACCTGGGCCGGCATCAGGAGGCCGTCGCCCAGACGCAGAAGTACCTGGACGAGGCCAACGTCCAGCTCGCGGACGCGGTCAAGCGCACCTCGCAGGCGCGCACGGAGGCCGAGACCTTCGGCACCGAGGCCCGCGAGACGGTCAAGAAGGCCCGCAAGGACGCCGAGAAGGTCGCCGCCGACATCGTCCGCCAGGCGCAGGAGCGCGCCGACGCCCTCGTGGAGGAGGCGGAGGAGCGCACGCAACGCCTGGTCGCCGACGCGGAAGACCGCCTCTCCCAGATTAGGATTGAGCGCGAAGCCGTCGCCGGGTACTTCGAGAACCTGAGGGGTATGCTCCAGCAGGCAGATACGGTTTCGGCCGACGATTGA
- a CDS encoding tetratricopeptide repeat protein: MSQLPPNPTNLRGAVDLSGLVNRPQPGEGDAGGAAQGEPVELPSLFFQGTDANFNDFIDLSMRIPVVVALTAPWADPDRALATVLDRVTNDLAGRIVLVQVDVDANPQLVQAFQAQSAPAVAGIVAGRPVQLFTGALPEDQVRDVVAQLLELAAQNGVTGTAQVDAAAGETPDADADEPAPEPPLPPLHAEAYDAIDRGDYPAAITAYKTAIAQDPRDQMAIAGLAQVSLLSRLAGRTLDEIRNAAATAPDDSDAQLAVADLDLSGGHVDDAFDRLLTLFPTLDAEGKEAVRARILEYFEIVGVEDPRVGKARARLASLLY; encoded by the coding sequence ATGAGTCAGCTTCCGCCCAATCCGACCAATCTCCGCGGCGCCGTGGACCTCAGCGGCCTGGTGAACCGGCCGCAGCCCGGCGAGGGCGACGCGGGCGGCGCGGCGCAGGGCGAGCCCGTCGAGCTGCCCAGCCTGTTCTTCCAGGGCACCGACGCGAACTTCAACGACTTCATCGACCTGTCGATGCGCATCCCGGTCGTGGTCGCCCTCACGGCACCGTGGGCCGACCCGGACCGCGCGCTCGCGACGGTGCTCGACCGCGTGACGAACGACCTCGCAGGCCGGATCGTGCTCGTCCAGGTCGACGTGGACGCGAACCCGCAGCTCGTGCAGGCGTTCCAGGCGCAGTCCGCTCCGGCCGTGGCCGGCATCGTCGCCGGCCGGCCGGTGCAGCTCTTCACCGGAGCGCTGCCGGAGGACCAGGTGCGCGACGTGGTCGCCCAGCTCCTGGAGCTGGCGGCGCAGAACGGGGTCACCGGCACCGCCCAGGTCGACGCCGCAGCGGGGGAGACCCCGGACGCCGACGCCGACGAGCCCGCGCCGGAGCCGCCGCTGCCCCCGCTGCACGCCGAGGCGTACGACGCGATCGACCGCGGCGACTATCCCGCCGCCATCACCGCCTACAAGACCGCGATCGCGCAGGACCCGCGCGACCAGATGGCGATCGCCGGGCTCGCGCAGGTGAGCCTGCTGTCGCGCCTTGCCGGCCGCACGCTGGACGAGATCCGCAACGCAGCCGCCACCGCTCCGGACGACAGCGACGCGCAGCTCGCCGTGGCCGACCTCGACCTCTCCGGCGGCCACGTCGACGACGCCTTCGACCGGCTGCTGACCCTGTTCCCGACGCTCGACGCGGAGGGCAAAGAGGCCGTGCGCGCCCGCATCCTGGAGTACTTCGAGATCGTCGGCGTGGAAGACCCCCGCGTCGGCAAGGCCAGGGCTAGGCTGGCGTCGCTGCTCTACTGA